From a region of the Deinococcus misasensis DSM 22328 genome:
- a CDS encoding GbsR/MarR family transcriptional regulator: MTPEQEQFIEKTTQVIEQQGGQRIIGMILGALLIHERSELNAHELQDILHASRAAISQGCTTLEQIGFIEKVRRKGERKSYYRIREGMWEKITLQGVQKFTVLRETAELGLKVAPNDRLQEMQGYFQYWEEAYPRIIHEWQQRKKQP, encoded by the coding sequence ATGACTCCAGAGCAAGAACAATTCATTGAAAAAACCACGCAGGTCATCGAGCAACAGGGAGGACAGCGCATCATTGGCATGATTCTGGGCGCTTTGCTCATTCATGAACGGTCTGAATTGAATGCCCATGAGCTGCAAGACATCCTGCATGCTTCCAGAGCTGCCATCAGTCAGGGGTGCACCACCCTGGAGCAAATCGGCTTCATTGAGAAAGTGCGGCGCAAAGGGGAACGCAAGAGCTATTACCGCATCCGTGAAGGCATGTGGGAGAAGATCACCCTGCAAGGGGTCCAGAAGTTCACGGTGCTCCGCGAAACCGCAGAACTCGGTCTGAAAGTGGCCCCCAATGACCGTCTGCAAGAGATGCAGGGGTATTTCCAGTACTGGGAAGAAGCCTACCCCCGAATCATCCACGAATGGCAACAAAGGAAAAAACAACCATGA
- a CDS encoding CDP-alcohol phosphatidyltransferase family protein, producing MFRKLKRPNVLTVMRIVLIVPLCLVFHSQQVGALWASLGLLAMMGLTDLLDGYFARRYNVAHREGELMDSMADGFVRLSVFLLLLADGLVPLWMVLLVMWRDLVSWSLRFMDLARGNDQVHKRISGKINGLIQSVAIGGILIALLWAASVSHPINLMVVQLFMLSAVLTAVWSTVDLLYTHKQAVKTFLRR from the coding sequence ATGTTCCGCAAATTGAAACGCCCCAATGTTTTGACGGTGATGCGCATTGTTTTGATTGTGCCCCTGTGTCTGGTGTTTCATTCCCAGCAGGTGGGTGCACTCTGGGCCAGTCTGGGTTTGCTGGCCATGATGGGCCTCACCGATCTGCTGGATGGGTATTTTGCACGCAGATACAATGTGGCCCACCGTGAAGGTGAACTCATGGACTCCATGGCAGACGGTTTCGTTCGCCTGAGTGTGTTTTTGCTGCTGCTGGCTGATGGTCTGGTTCCACTCTGGATGGTGCTGCTGGTGATGTGGCGTGATCTGGTGTCGTGGTCTTTGCGGTTCATGGACCTGGCCCGAGGCAACGATCAGGTGCACAAGCGCATCTCTGGCAAAATCAACGGTCTCATCCAGTCGGTGGCGATTGGCGGAATCTTGATTGCCCTGCTCTGGGCAGCCAGCGTGAGTCATCCCATCAACCTGATGGTGGTGCAACTGTTCATGCTTTCAGCGGTGCTGACGGCAGTGTGGTCCACTGTGGATTTGCTGTACACCCACAAACAGGCCGTCAAGACCTTTTTGAGGCGTTGA
- a CDS encoding ABC transporter ATP-binding protein: MSVVAVQKLSKTYGKSRGIEGLVFEIQQGEVFGFLGPNGAGKTTTIRTLLGMLKPTSGSASILGLDILRDSVKIRSKVGYLPGELNLYPEMTALEVLRYFADLRGMKLGTEVQQMIERLKLDPKKRIKDLSKGNKQKIGIIQAFMHHPEVLILDEPTSGLDPLMQYEFDQLILDSKKQGKTILLSSHVLSEVDKTADRVGILKEGRLMVQSTMQELKSHARQQIEVEFAHIPSGDQLQNIPGIQEAQVQGSRAVFTVSGKMDGFIKTLSHYEILSLRSLSADLESLFMDYYREDPHAQRL; encoded by the coding sequence ATGAGTGTCGTTGCGGTTCAAAAACTCAGCAAAACATATGGCAAATCCAGAGGCATTGAAGGTCTGGTGTTCGAGATTCAGCAGGGCGAGGTGTTCGGTTTCCTCGGGCCAAACGGGGCAGGGAAGACCACCACCATTCGCACCTTGCTGGGCATGTTGAAACCCACTTCTGGAAGTGCTTCCATTCTGGGTCTGGACATCCTGCGGGACTCTGTCAAAATCCGCAGCAAAGTGGGCTACCTGCCCGGAGAACTCAACCTGTACCCCGAGATGACCGCTCTGGAGGTCTTGCGGTATTTTGCAGACCTGAGGGGAATGAAACTGGGCACAGAGGTTCAACAGATGATCGAACGCCTCAAACTGGACCCCAAAAAACGCATCAAAGACCTCTCCAAAGGCAACAAGCAGAAAATTGGGATCATTCAGGCGTTCATGCATCACCCGGAAGTGCTGATTCTGGACGAGCCCACCTCGGGTCTGGATCCCCTGATGCAGTACGAGTTTGACCAGTTGATTCTGGACAGCAAAAAGCAGGGCAAAACCATATTGCTCAGCTCCCATGTCCTCTCCGAAGTGGACAAAACCGCCGATCGGGTTGGCATCCTCAAAGAGGGACGCCTGATGGTCCAGAGCACCATGCAAGAACTCAAAAGCCACGCCAGACAGCAAATTGAGGTGGAGTTTGCGCACATCCCCTCTGGAGACCAGTTGCAGAACATTCCGGGCATTCAGGAAGCACAGGTGCAAGGCAGTCGGGCGGTTTTCACGGTGTCTGGCAAGATGGACGGTTTCATCAAAACCCTCTCCCATTATGAAATCCTCAGCCTGCGTTCCCTGAGTGCCGACCTCGAAAGCCTGTTCATGGATTACTACCGGGAGGACCCCCATGCTCAGCGTCTTTAA
- a CDS encoding glycosyltransferase family 2 protein: protein MVKFTLIIPAYNEEKNIAPVIDAALKSQLGQVLVVSDASTDRTAQVARASGAEVLELPHNLGKAGAMLEGAKISTTEHLLFLDADLTGLTAQHIQALASPVQQGQARATVGLFSGGRTSTTLASWMTRHWSGQRVLPRDLLLGLEGAAHLRYAIEVAITDALKKTGIKIKYVTLHGVSQVTKEEKQGLWKGAQARVRMFRQILKYHLGQRS from the coding sequence ATGGTGAAATTCACCCTGATCATCCCGGCCTACAATGAAGAAAAAAACATTGCTCCCGTGATTGACGCTGCCCTGAAATCCCAGCTTGGACAGGTGCTGGTGGTCAGCGACGCCTCCACAGACCGCACTGCCCAAGTCGCCCGAGCCTCTGGAGCCGAAGTGCTGGAATTGCCCCACAATCTGGGCAAAGCTGGAGCCATGCTGGAAGGGGCCAAAATCAGCACCACCGAACATTTGCTTTTTCTGGACGCAGATCTGACCGGACTGACCGCCCAGCACATTCAGGCCCTCGCGTCTCCGGTGCAACAAGGTCAGGCCAGAGCCACCGTGGGCTTGTTCTCTGGAGGGCGCACCTCCACCACCCTCGCTTCATGGATGACCCGGCACTGGAGTGGACAAAGGGTTCTGCCCAGAGACCTCCTGCTGGGCCTTGAAGGTGCTGCCCACCTGCGGTATGCCATCGAAGTGGCGATCACCGATGCCTTGAAAAAAACAGGCATCAAGATCAAATACGTCACCTTGCATGGGGTTTCACAGGTCACCAAAGAAGAAAAACAGGGGCTCTGGAAAGGGGCACAGGCACGGGTGCGGATGTTCAGGCAGATTTTAAAGTACCACTTGGGCCAGCGTTCCTGA
- a CDS encoding ATP-binding cassette domain-containing protein, which yields MVTIENLSKFYGKVQALKGVSFQAQDGQIFGLLGPNGAGKTTLLRTLATLLTPTGGTASVAGFDIRKNPEQVRKNIGVVNGGMGLYDRLTGREILHYFGGFYDLPRARIDERIQELDRFLDLKAVLDRKAGEYSTGMKQKIVVARAVIHDPKVLILDEATNGLDVVARRALLDFVKSYRSAGKLVLYSTHVMEEVEELCENLAVIDHGTLLFNGSLQGLKQKTGKARLEEAFFELARGVNHAS from the coding sequence ATGGTCACAATTGAAAACCTCAGCAAGTTTTATGGCAAAGTGCAAGCCCTCAAAGGGGTCAGTTTTCAGGCGCAGGACGGACAGATTTTTGGTTTGCTCGGACCAAACGGAGCAGGGAAGACCACCCTCCTGAGGACCCTCGCCACATTGTTGACCCCCACAGGCGGAACAGCCAGCGTTGCAGGATTCGACATCCGCAAAAACCCCGAGCAGGTCCGAAAGAACATTGGGGTGGTCAATGGAGGCATGGGCCTTTATGATCGCCTGACGGGCCGCGAAATCCTGCACTATTTCGGCGGATTTTACGACCTGCCCCGCGCACGCATCGACGAAAGGATTCAGGAACTCGACCGGTTTCTGGACCTCAAGGCTGTGCTGGACCGCAAAGCAGGAGAATACTCCACAGGAATGAAACAAAAAATTGTGGTGGCCCGGGCGGTGATCCACGATCCCAAGGTCCTCATTCTGGACGAAGCCACCAACGGTCTGGATGTGGTGGCCAGACGTGCCCTGCTGGATTTTGTGAAGTCTTACCGCTCAGCAGGAAAGCTGGTGCTGTATAGCACCCACGTGATGGAAGAAGTGGAAGAACTCTGTGAAAACCTTGCGGTCATTGACCACGGCACCTTGCTGTTCAATGGCAGTTTGCAAGGCCTGAAACAAAAAACTGGAAAAGCCAGACTGGAAGAAGCCTTCTTCGAACTGGCCAGAGGGGTCAACCATGCGTCTTGA
- a CDS encoding ABC transporter permease has protein sequence MLSVFKNTWLRARKTMLFWCIALVLWALTELSLFKSIMSEGGMAQMFEGAMQNMPEVLKQMFFTMDITTPVGYFNARLLSLTLPLVMVIHGISLGNAAVAGEEQHGQLDLLLSNPISRTRYYLGRWLAMVTMQLLLVGVFYLTCVGMAPMMGIPFEGAHLLDALVSVFLLGLTASSLALMAGSLFPHAGVVMGVSSVVLLLSYLLNAAAPLNADLKDLQKLSVFYYYNEYLPIKNGLEASKALVLLGAALVLGVVGLIRFNTRDLSK, from the coding sequence ATGCTCAGCGTCTTTAAAAACACCTGGCTGAGGGCCAGAAAAACCATGCTGTTCTGGTGCATCGCTCTGGTGCTCTGGGCATTGACAGAACTCAGCCTGTTCAAGTCCATCATGTCCGAAGGGGGCATGGCCCAGATGTTTGAAGGGGCCATGCAGAACATGCCCGAGGTGCTCAAACAAATGTTTTTCACCATGGACATCACCACCCCTGTGGGGTATTTCAATGCCCGGTTGCTCAGCCTGACTTTGCCTCTGGTGATGGTCATTCACGGCATCAGCCTTGGGAATGCTGCTGTCGCTGGAGAAGAGCAACACGGTCAACTGGATTTGCTGCTCTCCAATCCCATCTCCAGAACGCGTTACTATCTGGGACGCTGGCTGGCCATGGTGACCATGCAACTGCTGCTGGTGGGGGTGTTTTACCTGACCTGTGTGGGAATGGCGCCCATGATGGGCATCCCGTTTGAAGGGGCACACCTGCTGGACGCTCTGGTGAGTGTGTTCCTGTTGGGTCTCACTGCTTCTTCGCTGGCATTGATGGCCGGAAGCCTGTTCCCCCATGCAGGTGTGGTGATGGGGGTCAGCAGTGTGGTGTTGCTGCTCAGTTACCTGCTCAATGCAGCAGCCCCCCTGAATGCCGACCTGAAAGACCTTCAAAAGCTCTCGGTGTTCTACTACTACAACGAATACCTGCCCATCAAAAATGGACTGGAAGCCAGCAAAGCACTGGTCTTGCTGGGTGCAGCTCTGGTGCTCGGGGTGGTGGGCCTGATCCGGTTCAACACCAGAGACCTGAGCAAATGA
- a CDS encoding ABC transporter permease, translating into MRLDFVLQVLGKEILSTWRDKRTLASTILLPLIMIPIFTLGFPLLIGKAFQGEQQARQKVGVVGLERMPAELRTFLEQDQKVNGKVVSSGVELIATTKPIEDVQAGTLDAALSIPENLPSEAGGPAATVQIFVKQNSLKSVGVKSKLDAAVNAYKDILVQKKLADAGLGREVLTPIQTETVDASTTAEKRSGQLAFIIPMFILQFILAGAQPTAIDSTAGEKERGTFEVLLVSPIRRLEVVLGKLGAVTVFSLVSAIFSVIGLVLAGLAAKYLLPRILGEESGQESLMNSFGGSLNLDTTSLLLLLGVALTVALLVSVIVLTISVYARNFKEAQTYLVPFSLVVVIPAVALQFADFLQTNALMYAIPLIGSMLSIMDIVKGAVKSDMMTITCVSNLLFTGILLLFALRSFSREEVIFRN; encoded by the coding sequence ATGCGTCTTGATTTTGTGTTGCAGGTCCTGGGCAAAGAAATCCTTTCCACGTGGCGTGACAAACGTACCCTCGCCAGCACCATTTTGCTGCCCCTGATCATGATTCCGATTTTCACCCTCGGGTTTCCCCTCCTGATTGGCAAGGCCTTTCAGGGAGAACAGCAAGCCCGTCAAAAAGTGGGTGTGGTGGGCCTTGAACGCATGCCTGCCGAACTTCGCACCTTTCTGGAGCAAGACCAGAAGGTGAACGGCAAGGTGGTGTCCTCTGGCGTAGAACTCATTGCCACAACCAAGCCCATTGAGGACGTGCAGGCCGGAACACTGGATGCTGCACTCTCCATTCCCGAGAACCTGCCGTCAGAAGCCGGAGGTCCCGCAGCCACCGTGCAGATTTTCGTCAAGCAGAACAGCCTGAAAAGCGTGGGTGTGAAAAGCAAGCTGGATGCTGCTGTGAATGCCTACAAAGACATTCTGGTGCAGAAAAAGCTTGCTGATGCAGGGCTCGGGCGTGAAGTGCTGACCCCGATCCAGACCGAAACGGTGGATGCCAGCACCACCGCAGAGAAACGCAGCGGTCAACTGGCCTTCATCATTCCGATGTTCATCTTGCAATTCATTCTGGCCGGGGCACAGCCCACCGCCATCGATTCCACCGCAGGGGAGAAAGAACGGGGTACCTTTGAAGTGCTGCTGGTGTCCCCCATCCGCAGGCTCGAAGTGGTGCTGGGCAAACTCGGGGCGGTGACGGTGTTCTCTCTGGTGAGTGCCATTTTCAGTGTGATCGGATTGGTCTTGGCAGGTCTGGCAGCCAAATACCTTTTGCCACGCATTCTGGGCGAAGAAAGCGGTCAGGAATCCCTGATGAACTCTTTCGGAGGCAGTCTCAATCTGGACACCACCAGTTTGCTGTTGCTGCTCGGGGTGGCCCTGACGGTGGCTTTGCTGGTGAGCGTGATTGTGCTGACCATCAGCGTCTATGCCCGCAACTTCAAGGAAGCCCAGACCTATCTGGTGCCGTTCTCTCTGGTGGTGGTGATTCCTGCGGTGGCCCTGCAATTTGCGGATTTCCTGCAAACCAATGCCCTGATGTATGCCATTCCCCTGATTGGCTCGATGCTCTCGATCATGGACATTGTGAAAGGGGCCGTAAAATCCGACATGATGACCATCACCTGCGTCAGCAACCTGTTGTTCACTGGCATTTTGCTGCTTTTTGCCCTGAGGTCCTTCTCCAGAGAAGAAGTGATTTTCCGTAATTGA